Proteins encoded by one window of Methanomassiliicoccales archaeon:
- the rpsB gene encoding 30S ribosomal protein S2: MSDEAKTDLLVPEDVYLTSGVHIGTQQKSADMKEFIFKVRSDGLYVLDVKQTDNRIRAVASFLARYKPDRILVVSARQYGQKPVRMFSKTIGAMSFADRLIPGSLTNPRLEKFIEPEVIVVTDPAADQQAVAEALNIGIPIVALCDANNETRNVDLVIPTNNKGRRALACVYWLLTREVLKSRGQLTRDEDYKLTIDDFEASL, from the coding sequence ATGAGCGACGAAGCGAAAACGGATCTTCTCGTACCAGAGGACGTATACCTTACTTCCGGCGTGCACATCGGAACTCAGCAGAAGAGCGCCGACATGAAGGAGTTCATATTCAAGGTCAGATCGGACGGCCTGTATGTTCTCGACGTCAAGCAGACGGACAACAGGATCAGGGCCGTAGCATCCTTCCTGGCCAGATACAAGCCCGACCGCATCCTGGTGGTCTCGGCCCGTCAGTATGGCCAGAAGCCGGTCCGGATGTTCTCCAAGACCATCGGGGCCATGTCCTTCGCGGACAGGCTTATCCCCGGATCACTCACAAACCCGAGGCTCGAGAAGTTCATCGAGCCCGAGGTCATCGTCGTCACCGACCCTGCCGCCGACCAGCAGGCAGTCGCCGAGGCGCTCAACATCGGAATCCCGATCGTTGCCCTGTGCGATGCGAACAACGAGACCAGGAACGTGGACCTGGTCATCCCGACGAACAACAAGGGACGCCGTGCATTGGCCTGCGTCTACTGGCTGCTCACCAGGGAAGTTCTCAAGTCCCGCGGCCAGCTGACCAGGGACGAGGACTACAAGCTGACCATCGACGACTTCGAAGCTTCGCTATAA
- a CDS encoding MEMO1 family protein, producing MVRYPAVAGQFYAGKEASLRREVEACFNSPIGPGHLPKLESGPRKIVGAVVPHAGLVYSGPVAAHVYDAMARDGFPDTFVIIGPNHNGIGAGVATTGEDFETPLGVVSIDHEITSKLKGVICDDPIPHRFEHSIEVQLPFLQYIKPDIKIVPISMGFQDYETAVETAKAIREAIAGKDVTVIASSDFSHYIPPEKARQLDTKVIEKILALDAKGMYGAVTSNDVTMCGYGPVMTMLLTCDGREAKLLRYANSGDVHPMDTVVGYAGVIVTR from the coding sequence ATGGTAAGATATCCCGCCGTCGCTGGACAGTTCTATGCCGGGAAGGAAGCGTCATTGCGCCGCGAGGTCGAGGCTTGCTTCAATTCTCCGATAGGTCCAGGTCATCTGCCTAAATTGGAGTCCGGGCCGAGGAAGATCGTCGGGGCGGTCGTGCCGCATGCTGGTCTGGTCTATTCAGGTCCGGTCGCAGCCCATGTCTATGACGCGATGGCCAGGGATGGGTTTCCCGATACTTTTGTGATCATAGGGCCCAACCACAACGGGATCGGGGCCGGCGTGGCCACCACCGGCGAGGACTTCGAGACCCCTCTGGGTGTTGTGAGCATAGACCATGAGATCACATCCAAGTTGAAGGGTGTCATTTGCGACGATCCGATCCCGCACCGTTTCGAACATTCGATCGAGGTCCAGCTCCCATTCCTGCAGTACATTAAGCCGGACATCAAGATCGTCCCCATATCGATGGGCTTTCAGGACTATGAGACCGCCGTGGAAACGGCAAAGGCAATAAGGGAAGCCATCGCCGGCAAGGACGTCACCGTCATTGCCTCCTCCGACTTCTCACATTATATCCCGCCAGAAAAGGCCCGGCAACTGGACACGAAAGTGATCGAGAAGATATTGGCCTTGGATGCCAAGGGAATGTACGGTGCGGTCACATCCAACGACGTGACCATGTGCGGTTACGGTCCAGTAATGACCATGTTGCTCACCTGCGATGGCAGGGAGGCCAAGCTCCTCAGGTACGCAAATTCCGGTGACGTCCATCCAATGGACACGGTCGTCGGTTATGCCGGCGTGATAGTCACCAGGTAG
- a CDS encoding 3-isopropylmalate dehydratase large subunit: protein MTDTDISSIGIRRDMAAMTFAEKVLTRASGRTVVPGDIVNAKIDLAMSHENAALVLRSFHEIGAEHVWDRDRIVLLFDHRIPANTTKAAEGHKTVREFVKKEKIPNFYDLREGVCHQVLPEKGHVRPGMLIVGSDSHTTTYGAFGAFSTGIGATEMASVWATGELWLKVPQTMRLKLNGVLHKAVEPKDVILFLIGQLTADGADYMSVEFTGPIVDEMSISGRMVLANMSMEMGAKNGVCFPDKKTMDYLERRVKQAMYPVVSDQEAQVAKELEFNLTDLEPQVACPHQVDNVKPVSEVAGLVIDQAVIGSCTNGRLEDLMAAEAVLRGKKVCDSVRLIIVPASREVYLDAADKGILSSLVRSGAIITNPGCGPCLGAHQGILAPGERCISTTNRNFRGRMGSPESEVYLASPATVAASALAGRIADPREVRR, encoded by the coding sequence ATGACCGATACCGATATATCCAGTATCGGCATTCGAAGGGACATGGCGGCAATGACCTTCGCGGAGAAGGTGCTTACCCGGGCCAGCGGAAGAACGGTCGTTCCTGGCGACATCGTCAACGCCAAGATCGATCTGGCAATGTCCCATGAGAACGCCGCTCTGGTCCTGAGGTCTTTCCATGAGATCGGGGCGGAACACGTGTGGGACCGGGATAGGATCGTCCTGCTGTTCGACCATCGCATCCCCGCCAACACCACCAAGGCCGCTGAAGGCCACAAGACGGTCCGGGAATTCGTGAAAAAGGAGAAGATACCTAATTTCTACGATCTCCGCGAGGGGGTCTGCCATCAGGTGCTTCCGGAAAAGGGGCATGTCAGGCCTGGCATGCTCATCGTCGGTTCTGATTCGCATACCACCACCTACGGCGCCTTCGGTGCCTTCTCCACCGGCATAGGCGCCACCGAGATGGCCTCCGTCTGGGCGACCGGGGAGCTGTGGCTCAAGGTCCCGCAGACGATGCGGCTCAAGCTGAACGGGGTGCTCCATAAGGCGGTGGAGCCCAAGGACGTCATCCTGTTCCTGATCGGCCAGCTGACCGCCGATGGTGCCGACTACATGTCGGTGGAATTCACCGGACCGATCGTCGACGAGATGTCCATATCCGGCCGTATGGTCCTTGCGAACATGAGCATGGAGATGGGGGCCAAGAACGGCGTCTGTTTCCCGGACAAGAAGACCATGGATTATCTGGAAAGGCGGGTCAAGCAGGCCATGTATCCGGTGGTCTCCGACCAGGAGGCGCAGGTGGCAAAGGAGCTCGAGTTCAACCTCACCGACCTGGAGCCGCAGGTGGCCTGCCCTCATCAGGTGGACAATGTGAAGCCGGTATCCGAAGTGGCTGGACTGGTCATAGATCAGGCCGTCATAGGCTCGTGCACCAACGGAAGGCTGGAGGACCTGATGGCGGCGGAAGCGGTGCTGCGCGGAAAGAAGGTGTGCGATTCGGTCAGGCTCATCATCGTCCCTGCGTCCCGCGAGGTCTATCTGGACGCGGCCGACAAGGGCATACTTTCATCACTGGTCCGTTCTGGAGCGATCATCACCAACCCCGGGTGCGGTCCTTGCCTGGGAGCGCATCAGGGCATATTGGCACCGGGCGAGAGGTGCATCTCCACCACCAACCGCAACTTCCGGGGCAGGATGGGCTCTCCAGAGTCAGAGGTCTATCTGGCCTCACCGGCGACGGTGGCGGCGTCCGCGTTGGCCGGCAGGATCGCCGATCCAAGGGAGGTGCGGAGATGA
- a CDS encoding 3-isopropylmalate dehydratase small subunit has product MRGRVWRYGDHVNTDLIIPGRYLDDYDPKNLAKHAMEDIDPGFAGKVAFGDIIVAGRNFGCGSSREQAPVALKGAGVGAVVAGSFARIFYRNAINIGLPVIECPEAHDLFKTGDVALINADKGIIVNETTGKSVRFEPMPEFLRDILKKGGLVQYTQEKMRRR; this is encoded by the coding sequence ATGAGGGGCAGGGTGTGGAGGTACGGTGATCATGTCAACACCGACCTGATCATACCGGGAAGGTATCTGGACGACTATGACCCGAAGAACCTGGCCAAGCATGCCATGGAGGACATTGACCCCGGATTCGCCGGTAAGGTCGCCTTCGGCGACATCATTGTGGCCGGCCGCAACTTCGGATGCGGTTCCAGCCGGGAGCAGGCCCCGGTGGCGCTCAAGGGGGCCGGAGTTGGCGCGGTCGTCGCCGGGAGCTTCGCCAGGATATTCTACCGCAATGCCATCAACATTGGGTTGCCGGTGATCGAATGTCCAGAGGCGCACGACCTCTTCAAGACCGGCGACGTGGCGCTGATCAACGCCGACAAGGGCATCATCGTGAACGAGACGACCGGGAAGAGCGTCCGTTTCGAACCGATGCCGGAGTTCTTGAGGGACATTCTAAAGAAGGGCGGATTGGTCCAATACACACAGGAAAAAATGCGCAGGCGATAG
- a CDS encoding DNA-directed RNA polymerase subunit K has product MKYTRFEKARIIGARALQVSLGAPVLLEIPEKMIDPIQIAMLEFEKGVIPITVKRDT; this is encoded by the coding sequence ATGAAATATACCAGATTCGAGAAGGCGCGCATTATCGGTGCAAGAGCACTGCAGGTCTCGCTGGGTGCGCCAGTCCTTCTGGAAATCCCTGAAAAAATGATCGATCCCATCCAGATCGCGATGTTGGAGTTCGAGAAGGGAGTTATCCCTATTACAGTCAAACGAGACACATGA